In Streptomyces alboniger, the following are encoded in one genomic region:
- a CDS encoding phosphatase PAP2 family protein, whose translation MLAAWRQPRAILWTAAAVVALAFLIALEIAARGYGLPGPITNQAREVIFAPKSGPLLYAGMALMMVVLTWRQRFIAMGVAVGIDIVFFLVRWAVDAKMMFGNGALWVILACAVLAVTRRTGRDRLLLLKGVGLGLLLVAGRKTGDTWLLITWKTRPTVLDQYVATADHALGNPSWVVGRMVNATGEIGAHVLDYVYIQLAVAAVVIALYQLRNVASEGRFPGHHLVRTFLVIGLLGPGIYMIYPVVGPIFAYGVHGEHWAVADIWPNTPPTITTPHVMPFDDKTPRNCMPSLHTAWATTIFIHSRKGPRLLRYAGTFWLIATLGATLGFGYHYGADIVAGVVFAYTIDAALRSFDRGWDRASIQLVAYGTTVFVLFLLSYRFLPMEMARHPWLFGPLLIGAMASVIYGYMRTAEPREPKAAPPTQQLEPQPEMV comes from the coding sequence ATGCTCGCCGCATGGCGTCAACCACGGGCGATCCTGTGGACCGCAGCGGCTGTGGTGGCCCTGGCGTTCCTCATCGCGCTGGAGATCGCCGCGCGCGGCTACGGCCTGCCCGGACCGATCACCAACCAGGCGCGCGAGGTGATCTTCGCCCCCAAGTCGGGTCCGCTGCTGTACGCCGGCATGGCCTTGATGATGGTGGTCCTTACCTGGCGGCAGCGGTTCATCGCCATGGGCGTCGCGGTCGGCATCGACATCGTCTTCTTCCTGGTGCGCTGGGCCGTCGACGCCAAGATGATGTTCGGCAACGGCGCGCTGTGGGTGATCCTCGCCTGCGCCGTGCTCGCCGTCACGCGCCGCACCGGCCGGGACCGGCTCCTGCTGCTGAAGGGCGTGGGGCTCGGCCTGCTGCTGGTGGCCGGCCGCAAGACCGGTGACACCTGGCTGCTCATCACGTGGAAGACCCGCCCGACGGTCCTCGACCAGTACGTGGCGACCGCCGACCACGCGCTGGGCAACCCGTCGTGGGTCGTGGGACGGATGGTCAACGCCACGGGCGAGATCGGCGCGCACGTTCTCGACTACGTCTACATCCAGCTCGCGGTGGCCGCGGTCGTCATCGCGCTGTACCAGCTGCGCAACGTGGCGAGCGAGGGCCGTTTCCCGGGGCACCACCTGGTGCGTACGTTCCTGGTCATCGGTCTGCTCGGGCCCGGCATCTACATGATCTACCCGGTCGTCGGGCCGATCTTCGCGTACGGCGTCCACGGCGAGCACTGGGCGGTGGCCGACATCTGGCCGAACACGCCGCCGACGATCACCACCCCGCACGTGATGCCGTTCGACGACAAGACGCCGCGCAACTGCATGCCCAGTCTGCACACGGCGTGGGCCACGACGATCTTCATCCACTCCCGCAAGGGGCCGAGACTGCTGCGCTACGCGGGCACGTTCTGGCTGATCGCCACGCTCGGCGCCACGCTGGGCTTCGGCTACCACTACGGCGCGGACATCGTCGCCGGTGTCGTGTTCGCGTACACGATCGACGCGGCGCTGCGCTCGTTCGACCGGGGCTGGGACCGGGCGAGCATCCAGCTGGTGGCCTACGGCACGACGGTGTTCGTCCTGTTCCTGCTGTCGTACCGCTTCCTGCCGATGGAGATGGCCCGGCACCCGTGGCTGTTCGGGCCGCTGCTCATCGGGGCGATGGCCTCGGTCATCTACGGCTATATGCGGACCGCCGAGCCGCGGGAACCGAAGGCCGCGCCGCCGACGCAGCAACTGGAGCCGCAGCCCGAGATGGTCTGA
- a CDS encoding amidohydrolase — translation MPQPPASKSYVPQPSRRGLLLAAGAAGAAGALGAAGVSAASPARRRSAALVLHNARVFTGASGSPRAEAVAVGRDGRILAVGAGRAVRRFIGRDTDVVDARGGTVMSGIHDGHAHPMDAASRSLRPSLAGAEQTVDQLRKTLTGFLEDSADQEPDGWLVVEDWNPIGLLPRGTAPHHSMLDALPTRRPIVLRGGDGHNLWANRRALDIAKVTASTPDPAGGEIVKGRDGKPTGVLKDDAQPLVARHIPEPDETRLAQAATKILAEAAASGITTFMEAVVGRGELKLYQRLAESGRLPQRIVPALRIDTELTGDPAAALAYARGLRADFKGVRGLRFGTVKVFLDGVIEYPAQTAALLKPYLDKDGRPTDNRGDLYVSAADYGRLSAAFNTEGWQMHAHAIGDRAVRTSLDGYAYALRATGRRDVRNTTAHLQLVDPADLPRFAALGVVPCMQLQWAARDTWTVDALLPYIGAARHRWQYPARSLQKRGATLAGGSDWPVDPLQVWNQIRTAIDREGMDGEGDLYRAEEGISRASSLLMHTLGTARQLRTDHLTGTVEQGKEADLVLLDRDVTRCPVADISSAEVRLTLVGGTVVHDAQSSAGRAAAARVTRAAAGPRPTAYASVHGGRHVSCGCG, via the coding sequence TTGCCGCAGCCGCCCGCATCCAAGTCATACGTCCCCCAGCCCTCCCGGCGCGGCCTTCTCCTCGCCGCCGGAGCCGCCGGGGCCGCCGGGGCCCTCGGAGCCGCCGGAGTATCCGCCGCCTCCCCCGCCCGGCGTCGCTCCGCCGCGCTCGTCCTGCACAACGCCCGGGTGTTCACCGGCGCTTCGGGGAGCCCCCGGGCCGAAGCGGTGGCCGTCGGGCGGGACGGCCGGATCCTCGCCGTCGGTGCCGGCCGGGCCGTGCGGCGGTTCATCGGCCGGGACACCGACGTGGTGGACGCCCGGGGCGGCACCGTCATGAGCGGTATCCACGACGGGCACGCCCACCCCATGGACGCCGCGAGCCGCTCCCTGCGCCCCTCCCTCGCGGGGGCCGAGCAGACGGTGGACCAGCTCCGGAAGACGCTGACCGGGTTCCTGGAGGACTCCGCCGACCAGGAGCCCGACGGCTGGCTGGTGGTGGAGGACTGGAACCCCATCGGGCTCCTCCCCCGCGGCACCGCCCCGCACCACTCGATGCTCGACGCGCTGCCCACGCGCCGCCCGATCGTCCTGCGCGGCGGGGACGGCCACAACCTGTGGGCCAATCGGCGCGCCCTGGACATCGCGAAGGTCACCGCGTCGACCCCTGACCCGGCCGGCGGAGAGATCGTCAAGGGCCGGGACGGCAAGCCCACCGGCGTACTCAAGGACGACGCCCAGCCACTCGTCGCCCGGCACATCCCCGAGCCCGACGAGACCCGACTGGCGCAGGCCGCCACGAAGATCCTCGCCGAGGCCGCCGCGTCCGGGATCACCACCTTCATGGAAGCCGTCGTCGGCCGCGGCGAGCTGAAGCTCTATCAGCGCCTCGCCGAGTCGGGCCGCCTCCCGCAGCGCATCGTGCCCGCCCTGCGCATCGACACCGAGCTGACCGGAGATCCGGCGGCGGCGCTCGCGTACGCCCGTGGCCTCCGGGCGGACTTCAAGGGCGTACGCGGACTGCGCTTCGGCACGGTGAAGGTCTTCCTCGACGGCGTCATCGAGTACCCCGCGCAGACCGCCGCGCTCCTGAAGCCCTATCTGGACAAGGACGGCAGGCCCACCGACAACCGCGGTGACCTGTACGTGTCGGCCGCCGACTACGGACGGCTCAGTGCCGCCTTCAACACCGAGGGCTGGCAGATGCACGCGCACGCCATCGGTGACCGTGCCGTACGCACCTCCCTCGACGGCTACGCGTACGCCCTGCGCGCCACCGGCCGCCGGGACGTGCGCAACACCACGGCGCACCTCCAGCTCGTCGATCCCGCCGACCTCCCCCGGTTCGCGGCGCTCGGCGTCGTCCCCTGCATGCAACTCCAATGGGCCGCCCGCGACACCTGGACCGTGGACGCCCTGCTGCCGTACATCGGCGCGGCGCGCCATCGGTGGCAGTACCCGGCGCGCAGCCTCCAGAAGCGGGGCGCGACGCTCGCGGGTGGCTCGGACTGGCCGGTGGACCCCCTTCAGGTCTGGAACCAGATCCGGACCGCGATCGACCGCGAGGGCATGGACGGCGAGGGCGACCTCTACCGCGCGGAAGAAGGCATCAGCCGTGCGTCTTCCCTGCTCATGCACACGTTGGGCACCGCGCGCCAACTCCGTACCGACCACCTCACCGGGACCGTCGAGCAGGGCAAGGAGGCCGATCTGGTGCTGCTCGACCGCGATGTGACGCGCTGTCCGGTGGCCGATATCAGCTCTGCCGAGGTGCGCCTCACGCTCGTCGGAGGCACAGTGGTGCACGACGCACAGTCGTCGGCAGGACGCGCGGCCGCCGCCCGGGTGACGCGGGCGGCGGCGGGGCCCCGGCCCACGGCGTACGCGTCGGTGCACGGCGGACGGCATGTTTCCTGCGGTTGCGGCTGA
- a CDS encoding serine hydrolase domain-containing protein: MTHLRKTLGTVTAIVATATLAMPVSAAWAHSDDAGRAGYGRADLQRGLDDIVREDGVVGAQATLVDGKHRTSVRSGTAELGTDRPVPHQGYFRMGSNTKTFVSTVVLQLVAEGRIHLDDKVDRWLPGVVEGNGHDGNRITVRQLLQHTSGLPDYAPKLPMIDEEGFQKNRFHQYAPRDLVDIALRDKPLFEPGKGWSYSNTGYVLAGMIIEKATGRHWSDEVRARIIEPLGLKHTFSPGTRTGLPQPHAKAYQQFKPGGRLVDTTEVSMTWGDAAGDLITTSNDLNRFWRSLLGGKLLGPQQMAQMLKTVPAPSETAKYSREMGLGIMRTQLSCGGGYWGHGGTTLGHLNANGFVDKGKKFGKDLKGIIVMRSTNTAAEDREDRTDQLVDDALCKMD, from the coding sequence ATGACGCACCTGCGAAAGACCCTGGGAACGGTGACGGCGATCGTCGCCACGGCGACGCTGGCGATGCCGGTCTCCGCCGCCTGGGCCCACTCCGACGACGCCGGCAGGGCCGGTTACGGCCGGGCGGACCTCCAGCGGGGTCTTGACGACATCGTCCGCGAGGACGGAGTGGTGGGCGCCCAGGCCACCTTGGTGGACGGCAAGCACCGCACGTCGGTGCGGAGCGGGACCGCTGAACTCGGCACCGACCGGCCGGTACCGCACCAGGGCTACTTCCGGATGGGCAGCAACACCAAGACCTTCGTCTCCACCGTCGTCCTGCAACTGGTCGCCGAGGGCCGCATACACCTCGACGACAAGGTCGACCGGTGGCTGCCCGGCGTGGTCGAGGGCAACGGCCACGACGGCAACCGGATCACCGTACGGCAGCTGCTCCAGCACACCAGCGGCCTGCCCGACTACGCCCCGAAGCTGCCGATGATCGACGAGGAGGGGTTCCAGAAGAACCGCTTCCACCAGTACGCGCCGCGTGACCTGGTCGACATAGCCCTGCGGGACAAGCCCCTCTTCGAGCCCGGCAAGGGCTGGAGCTACTCCAACACCGGTTACGTACTGGCCGGGATGATCATCGAGAAGGCGACGGGCCGTCACTGGAGCGACGAGGTCCGGGCCCGGATCATCGAGCCCCTCGGCCTCAAGCACACCTTCTCACCGGGCACGCGCACCGGCCTCCCCCAGCCGCACGCCAAGGCCTATCAGCAGTTCAAGCCGGGTGGCCGGCTCGTCGACACCACCGAGGTGAGCATGACCTGGGGCGACGCGGCGGGCGACCTCATCACCACCTCGAACGACCTCAACCGCTTCTGGCGGAGCCTCCTCGGCGGCAAGCTGCTCGGCCCGCAGCAGATGGCGCAGATGCTCAAGACGGTGCCGGCCCCGTCGGAGACCGCGAAGTACAGCAGGGAAATGGGCCTCGGCATCATGCGGACCCAGCTCAGCTGCGGCGGCGGCTACTGGGGCCACGGCGGGACCACCCTCGGCCATCTGAACGCCAATGGCTTCGTCGACAAGGGCAAGAAGTTCGGCAAGGACCTGAAGGGGATCATCGTGATGCGCTCCACCAACACGGCCGCCGAGGACCGCGAGGACCGCACCGACCAGCTCGTCGACGACGCCCTGTGCAAGATGGACTGA
- a CDS encoding LacI family DNA-binding transcriptional regulator — translation MSRVPGPRLTDIARAAEVSTATVSHALNGTGRIGEATRRRVRETATRLGYGTPGPTRSRTLGIAVTTFPGAWNYTEVAYFSRAVTAATSAAHARGYALTTFPADRAADDSWHSLAVDGMLIVDSPRGDPMVRALRARGIPLVFDGAPGDPRPGDRWVDNDHEATAREVLDHLAATGARRIALQSGNGDEHYARAVTAAYTRWCDRHGSAPRIVPFEVADGQGHAFDALLRGPDRADAVYAAYDPGGRQLLAAAARHGLRIPGDLRLVCASEDPGYEATTPPVTTVTLDPERTARTAVTLLVDLIEGTCRTAPGPLVVPAALLVRASSGGEQAHP, via the coding sequence ATGAGCCGCGTGCCAGGGCCGAGACTGACCGACATAGCCCGCGCCGCGGAGGTCTCGACGGCGACGGTCTCCCACGCCCTCAACGGCACCGGCAGGATCGGCGAGGCCACCCGCCGCCGCGTCCGCGAGACGGCGACGCGCCTCGGCTACGGCACCCCCGGCCCTACGCGCAGCCGTACGCTCGGCATCGCCGTCACGACCTTCCCCGGTGCCTGGAACTACACGGAGGTCGCCTACTTCTCGCGCGCCGTCACCGCGGCCACCTCCGCCGCCCACGCGCGGGGTTACGCCCTGACCACGTTCCCCGCCGACCGCGCCGCGGACGACTCCTGGCACAGCCTCGCCGTCGACGGCATGCTCATCGTGGACAGCCCGCGCGGCGACCCGATGGTCCGCGCCCTGCGGGCCCGCGGCATCCCGCTCGTCTTCGACGGCGCCCCCGGAGACCCCCGGCCCGGTGACCGCTGGGTCGACAACGACCACGAGGCGACCGCCCGCGAGGTCCTCGACCACCTCGCCGCGACCGGCGCCCGCCGCATCGCCCTCCAGTCGGGCAACGGCGACGAGCACTACGCCCGCGCGGTCACGGCGGCGTACACGCGGTGGTGCGACCGGCACGGCTCGGCGCCGCGGATCGTGCCCTTCGAGGTGGCCGACGGCCAAGGGCACGCGTTCGACGCACTGCTGCGGGGCCCTGACCGTGCCGACGCCGTCTACGCCGCGTACGACCCGGGCGGCCGCCAGCTGCTGGCCGCCGCCGCCCGCCACGGCCTGCGGATCCCGGGCGACCTGCGGCTGGTGTGCGCGAGCGAGGACCCCGGTTACGAGGCGACCACGCCGCCGGTGACCACGGTCACCCTCGACCCGGAGCGCACGGCGCGCACCGCCGTGACACTCCTCGTCGACCTGATCGAGGGCACGTGCCGGACGGCTCCCGGCCCGCTGGTCGTACCGGCCGCGCTCCTGGTGCGGGCCTCATCCGGCGGGGAGCAGGCGCACCCCTGA
- the acnA gene encoding aconitate hydratase AcnA, with product MSANSFDARSTLRVGDESYEIFKLDKVEGSARLPYSLKVLLENLLRTEDGANITADHIRALGNWDSQAQPSQEIQFTPARVIMQDFTGVPCVVDLATMREAVKELGGDPAKINPLAPAELVIDHSVIADKFGTAEAFGQNVELEYGRNKERYQFLRWGQTAFDEFKVVPPGTGIVHQVNIEKLARTVMVRNGQAYPDTLVGTDSHTTMVNGLGVLGWGVGGIEAEAAMLGQPVSMLIPRVVGFKLTGELPAGTTATDLVLTITEMLRKHGVVGKFVEFYGEGVAATSLANRATIGNMSPEFGSTAAIFPIDDETLKYLKLTGRDEQQVALVEAYAKEQGLWLDPAAEPDFSEKLELDLSTVVPSIAGPKRPQDRIVLANAAQQFALDVRNYVDTADEAGQESFPASDAPATTNGVPSNPTTVTAPDGSTYEIDHGAVTVAAITSCTNTSNPYVMVAAALVAKKAVEKGLTRKPWVKTTLAPGSKVVTDYFDKAGLTPYLDKVGFNLVGYGCTTCIGNSGPLPEEVSKAVNDHDLAVTSVLSGNRNFEGRINPDVKMNYLASPPLVVAYALAGSMKIDITTEALGADQDGNPVYLKDIWPSEAEVNDVVANSIGEDMFNKSYQDVFAGDAQWQALSIPTGNTFEWDTESTYVRKPPYFEGMTMETTPVSDITGARVLAKLGDSVTTDHISPAGAIKADTPAGKYLTEHGVQRRDFNSYGSRRGNHEVMIRGTFANIRLRNQIAPGTEGGFTRDFTQEDAPVSFIYDASRNYIDQGIPLVVLAGKEYGSGSSRDWAAKGTALLGVKAVIAESYERIHRSNLIGMGVLPLQYPEGQSAASLGLTGEETFSFTGVEELNNGSTPRTVKVTTDTGVEFDAVVRIDTPGEADYYRNGGIMQYVLRSLIRK from the coding sequence GTGTCGGCGAACAGCTTCGACGCCCGCAGCACGCTGCGCGTGGGCGACGAGTCGTACGAGATCTTCAAGCTGGACAAGGTCGAGGGCTCCGCACGGCTCCCTTATAGCCTGAAGGTCCTCCTTGAGAACCTGCTCCGCACCGAGGACGGCGCGAACATCACCGCCGACCACATCCGTGCGCTCGGCAACTGGGACTCCCAGGCCCAGCCGTCCCAGGAGATCCAGTTCACGCCGGCCCGCGTGATCATGCAGGACTTCACCGGCGTCCCGTGTGTGGTGGACCTCGCCACCATGCGTGAGGCCGTGAAGGAGCTCGGCGGCGACCCGGCGAAGATCAACCCGCTGGCCCCGGCCGAGCTGGTCATCGATCACTCCGTGATCGCCGACAAGTTCGGCACGGCGGAGGCCTTCGGCCAGAACGTGGAGCTGGAGTACGGCCGCAACAAGGAGCGCTACCAGTTCCTGCGCTGGGGCCAGACCGCCTTCGACGAGTTCAAGGTCGTCCCCCCGGGCACCGGCATCGTCCACCAGGTGAACATCGAGAAGCTGGCCCGTACGGTCATGGTCCGTAACGGCCAGGCCTACCCCGACACCCTGGTCGGCACCGACTCGCACACCACGATGGTCAACGGCCTGGGCGTCCTCGGCTGGGGCGTCGGCGGCATCGAGGCCGAGGCCGCGATGCTCGGCCAGCCGGTCTCCATGCTCATCCCGCGCGTCGTCGGCTTCAAGCTGACCGGTGAGCTGCCCGCCGGCACCACCGCCACGGACCTCGTGCTGACCATCACCGAGATGCTGCGCAAGCACGGCGTCGTCGGCAAGTTCGTCGAGTTCTACGGCGAGGGCGTGGCCGCCACCTCGCTCGCCAACCGCGCCACCATCGGCAACATGTCGCCGGAGTTCGGCTCCACCGCCGCGATCTTCCCGATCGACGACGAGACGCTGAAGTACCTGAAGCTGACGGGCCGCGACGAGCAGCAGGTCGCGCTCGTCGAGGCGTACGCCAAGGAGCAGGGCCTCTGGCTCGACCCGGCCGCCGAGCCCGACTTCTCCGAGAAGCTGGAGCTGGACCTCTCCACGGTCGTCCCGTCCATCGCGGGCCCGAAGCGTCCGCAGGACCGCATCGTCCTCGCCAACGCCGCCCAGCAGTTCGCCCTGGACGTGCGCAACTACGTGGACACCGCCGACGAGGCGGGCCAGGAGTCCTTCCCGGCCTCCGACGCCCCGGCCACCACCAACGGCGTCCCGTCGAACCCGACCACGGTCACGGCCCCCGACGGCTCGACGTACGAGATCGACCACGGCGCGGTGACGGTCGCGGCCATCACCTCCTGCACCAACACCTCGAACCCGTACGTGATGGTCGCCGCCGCGCTCGTCGCGAAGAAGGCCGTCGAGAAGGGCCTGACCCGCAAGCCGTGGGTCAAGACCACCCTCGCGCCCGGCTCGAAGGTCGTCACCGACTACTTCGACAAGGCGGGGCTCACCCCCTACCTCGACAAGGTCGGCTTCAACCTCGTCGGTTACGGCTGCACCACCTGCATCGGCAACTCGGGCCCGCTGCCCGAGGAGGTCTCGAAGGCCGTCAACGACCACGACCTGGCCGTGACGTCCGTCCTCTCCGGCAACCGGAACTTCGAGGGCCGCATCAACCCCGACGTCAAGATGAACTACCTGGCGTCCCCGCCGCTGGTCGTCGCGTACGCCCTCGCCGGCTCGATGAAGATCGACATCACGACCGAGGCCCTGGGCGCCGACCAGGACGGCAACCCGGTCTACCTCAAGGACATCTGGCCCTCCGAGGCCGAGGTGAACGACGTCGTCGCCAACTCCATCGGCGAGGACATGTTCAACAAGTCCTACCAGGACGTCTTCGCGGGCGACGCCCAGTGGCAGGCGCTGTCGATCCCCACGGGCAACACCTTCGAGTGGGACACCGAGTCGACGTACGTCCGCAAGCCCCCGTACTTCGAGGGCATGACGATGGAGACCACCCCGGTCTCCGACATCACGGGCGCCCGCGTCCTCGCCAAGCTGGGCGACTCGGTCACCACCGACCACATCTCCCCGGCCGGTGCGATCAAGGCCGACACCCCGGCGGGCAAGTACCTCACGGAGCACGGCGTGCAGCGCCGCGACTTCAACTCCTACGGCTCGCGCCGAGGCAACCACGAGGTCATGATCCGCGGCACGTTCGCCAACATCCGCCTGCGCAACCAGATCGCGCCGGGCACGGAGGGTGGCTTCACGCGTGACTTCACGCAGGAGGACGCTCCGGTCTCGTTCATCTACGACGCCTCGCGCAACTACATCGACCAGGGCATCCCGCTGGTCGTCCTCGCGGGCAAGGAGTACGGCTCCGGCTCGTCCCGCGACTGGGCCGCCAAGGGCACCGCGCTCCTCGGCGTCAAGGCCGTCATCGCCGAGTCGTACGAGCGCATCCACCGCTCGAACCTCATCGGCATGGGCGTGCTGCCGCTCCAGTACCCGGAGGGCCAGTCCGCCGCGTCCCTCGGCCTGACCGGCGAGGAGACCTTCTCCTTCACCGGCGTCGAGGAGCTGAACAACGGCTCCACGCCGCGCACGGTCAAGGTCACCACGGACACGGGCGTCGAGTTCGACGCGGTCGTCCGCATCGACACCCCCGGCGAGGCGGACTACTACCGCAACGGCGGCATCATGCAGTACGTGCTGCGCAGCCTGATCCGCAAGTAG